From a single Clostridium isatidis genomic region:
- the rplS gene encoding 50S ribosomal protein L19, with amino-acid sequence MNELIRQIEAEQLRNDLPQFNVGDTLKVYVKIKEGTRERVQMFEGTVIKKQNGGLRETFTVRRVSYGIGVERTFPLNAPSIDKIEVVRKGKVRRAKLFYLRDRVGKAAKVKELMDR; translated from the coding sequence ATGAACGAATTAATAAGACAAATAGAAGCAGAACAATTAAGAAATGATCTTCCACAATTTAATGTTGGGGATACTCTAAAAGTTTATGTTAAAATCAAAGAAGGTACTAGAGAAAGAGTACAAATGTTCGAAGGAACAGTAATTAAGAAACAAAACGGCGGTTTAAGAGAAACTTTCACAGTAAGAAGAGTTTCTTATGGAATCGGTGTTGAAAGAACTTTCCCTTTAAATGCTCCAAGCATTGATAAAATTGAAGTTGTAAGAAAAGGTAAAGTTAGAAGAGCTAAGTTATTCTACTTAAGAGACAGAGTAGGAAAGGCTGCAAAAGTTAAGGAATTAATGGATAGATAA
- the ffh gene encoding signal recognition particle protein → MAFEGLSEKLQEAFKKLRGKGKLTEKDIKEVMREVKLALLEADVNFKVVKKLISSISEKCVGSEVLESLTPAQQVIKIVNEELTALMGSSESGINFNSVGPTIIMMVGLQGAGKTTMSGKLALKLRKQNKKPLLVACDVYRPAAIKQLEVVGKQIDIPVFQMGDKVNPVDIAKAGIAHGRQNGNNVIIIDTAGRLHIDDNLMEELKSIKAEVKPNEILLVVDSMTGQDAVNVAESFNESLDISGVILTKLDGDTRGGAALSIRHITEKPIKYIGVGEKMSDIEVFYPDRMASRILGMGDVLSLIEKAQEAIDEKEAKELSAKMLENDFTYDDYLVAMDQMKKLGSLSKIIDMIPGIPKEVKNIDFDASEKQLGKIRAIIYSMTPKERRNPKLIAGSSSRKKRIAKGSGTTLQDVNKLIKGFDMMRKQMKQMKSLQKKSKKGFFGKMPFLS, encoded by the coding sequence ATGGCTTTTGAGGGTTTATCAGAAAAATTGCAGGAAGCTTTCAAAAAGCTTAGAGGTAAAGGAAAGCTAACTGAAAAAGATATAAAAGAAGTCATGAGAGAAGTAAAGCTTGCGTTGCTTGAAGCTGATGTAAACTTTAAAGTTGTTAAAAAGTTGATTTCAAGTATTAGTGAAAAGTGTGTTGGAAGCGAAGTGCTTGAAAGTTTAACTCCAGCTCAACAAGTTATTAAAATTGTTAACGAAGAACTTACAGCTCTTATGGGAAGCAGCGAAAGCGGAATTAATTTTAATTCAGTAGGACCAACAATAATTATGATGGTTGGACTTCAAGGGGCAGGTAAAACTACAATGAGTGGTAAACTTGCACTAAAATTAAGAAAACAAAATAAGAAACCTTTATTGGTAGCTTGTGACGTTTATAGACCAGCAGCTATTAAGCAATTGGAAGTTGTTGGTAAACAAATAGATATACCAGTTTTCCAAATGGGTGATAAGGTAAACCCTGTAGATATAGCAAAAGCAGGTATTGCTCATGGAAGGCAAAATGGTAATAATGTAATAATAATAGATACAGCTGGTAGGCTTCATATAGATGATAATCTAATGGAAGAACTTAAAAGCATAAAAGCTGAAGTAAAGCCTAATGAAATATTACTTGTAGTAGATTCAATGACAGGTCAAGACGCAGTTAATGTTGCAGAAAGTTTTAATGAATCTTTAGATATTTCAGGTGTTATATTAACAAAGCTTGATGGTGATACAAGAGGTGGAGCAGCTTTATCAATTAGACATATTACAGAAAAGCCAATAAAATATATAGGTGTTGGCGAAAAGATGAGCGATATTGAAGTTTTCTATCCAGATAGAATGGCTTCAAGGATTCTAGGAATGGGAGATGTTCTTTCATTAATAGAAAAGGCTCAAGAAGCTATTGATGAAAAAGAAGCAAAAGAACTAAGTGCCAAAATGCTAGAAAATGATTTTACTTATGATGATTATTTAGTAGCAATGGATCAAATGAAGAAACTTGGTTCTTTAAGTAAAATAATTGATATGATACCTGGTATCCCTAAGGAAGTAAAAAACATAGATTTTGATGCTAGTGAAAAACAATTAGGAAAGATAAGAGCTATTATTTATTCTATGACTCCTAAAGAAAGAAGAAATCCAAAGCTTATAGCAGGATCATCTTCTAGAAAGAAGAGAATAGCAAAGGGATCAGGAACTACATTACAGGATGTTAACAAACTTATAAAGGGATTTGACATGATGAGAAAACAAATGAAACAAATGAAATCTCTTCAGAAAAAATCTAAAAAAGGTTTTTTTGGTAAGATGCCTTTTTTAAGTTAA
- the rpsP gene encoding 30S ribosomal protein S16, protein MAVKIRLRRMGAHKAPFYRIVVADSRSPRDGRFIEEIGYYNPLTEPATIKIDEEKATKWVANGAQPTDVVKRLFDKAGLNK, encoded by the coding sequence ATGGCAGTAAAAATCAGATTAAGAAGAATGGGTGCACATAAAGCTCCTTTCTACAGAATAGTTGTTGCTGATTCAAGATCACCAAGAGATGGTAGATTTATAGAAGAAATTGGATATTACAATCCATTAACTGAACCAGCTACTATTAAAATTGATGAAGAAAAAGCTACTAAATGGGTTGCTAATGGTGCTCAACCAACAGATGTAGTTAAAAGACTTTTTGATAAAGCAGGATTAAATAAGTAA
- a CDS encoding putative DNA-binding protein, with product MEDRVEISLLVDLYGPLLTEKQLKIMELYYNEDFSLAEIAELNNTSRQAIHDLIKRCYKQLLSYESKLNLLEKSIKKEKIINNLLELLREKYSINSEDYEQCKSILKDL from the coding sequence ATGGAAGATAGAGTTGAAATTTCATTACTAGTAGATCTATATGGTCCATTACTAACAGAAAAGCAGCTTAAAATTATGGAGCTTTATTATAATGAGGATTTTTCCTTGGCTGAAATTGCTGAATTAAATAACACAAGTCGTCAAGCTATCCATGATTTGATAAAAAGATGTTATAAACAACTACTATCCTATGAAAGTAAACTTAATTTACTTGAAAAAAGTATAAAAAAAGAAAAAATAATTAATAATCTTTTAGAATTATTAAGAGAAAAATATTCAATTAATAGTGAAGATTATGAACAATGTAAATCAATTCTAAAAGATTTGTAA
- the rimM gene encoding ribosome maturation factor RimM (Essential for efficient processing of 16S rRNA), which yields MREILRVGKILNTHGIKGELKVLPLTDDPKRYDDLEFVLLDGKEVNIEGCKYQKDRVILKLKDINTIEEAERLKNKYLEIPREYAVELEEDRYFIADLIGCTVYDTEGRNLGKIYDVIQTKNNDVYWIKEPKELLIPVLLDIVLDINIEEEKIIIKPVGEWQDED from the coding sequence ATGAGAGAAATTTTAAGAGTTGGAAAAATACTAAATACTCATGGAATAAAAGGTGAATTAAAAGTACTGCCTTTAACGGATGATCCAAAAAGATATGATGATTTAGAGTTTGTATTACTAGATGGAAAAGAAGTTAATATAGAAGGATGTAAATATCAAAAAGATAGAGTTATATTAAAATTAAAAGATATTAATACTATTGAAGAAGCAGAAAGATTAAAAAATAAGTACTTAGAAATTCCTAGAGAATATGCTGTTGAATTAGAAGAAGATAGATATTTTATTGCAGATTTAATAGGATGTACAGTTTATGACACAGAAGGAAGAAATTTAGGTAAAATTTATGATGTGATACAAACAAAAAATAATGATGTCTATTGGATAAAAGAGCCTAAAGAATTATTAATTCCCGTGCTATTAGATATTGTTTTAGATATAAATATAGAAGAAGAGAAAATTATTATTAAACCTGTAGGAGAATGGCAAGATGAAGATTAA
- a CDS encoding KH domain-containing protein → MKELIETIAKALVENPNEVHVNEVRGEQSIILELKVAPADMGKVIGKQGRIAKAIRTVIKAAAIKEDKKVVVEIIDSKS, encoded by the coding sequence ATGAAGGAATTAATTGAAACTATCGCTAAAGCTCTAGTGGAAAATCCAAATGAAGTTCATGTGAATGAAGTAAGAGGAGAGCAATCAATTATTCTGGAACTAAAGGTTGCTCCTGCAGATATGGGAAAAGTTATTGGAAAGCAGGGAAGAATAGCTAAGGCTATTAGAACTGTTATTAAAGCAGCAGCAATAAAAGAAGATAAAAAAGTAGTAGTAGAAATTATTGATTCAAAGAGTTAG
- the trmD gene encoding tRNA (guanosine(37)-N1)-methyltransferase TrmD has translation MKINILTLFPEMFDIFSHSIIGRAREKKIVEIEPINIRDFSLNKHKKVDDYPYGGGAGMVMTPQPLVDSIKYCKKSNKGKVIFLGPRGKTFNQELAKELAKEEELIFVCGHYEGIDERVYKYIDLEISLGDFILTGGEMAAIPIIDSILRLKEGVLGKSESFEEESFSYGLLEYPQYTRPEIFEGEAVPEVLLSGHHENIRKWRRLKALEITKEKRPDLYNKIKLSKEDLKLLKNKK, from the coding sequence ATGAAGATTAATATATTAACATTGTTTCCGGAAATGTTTGATATCTTTAGCCATAGCATAATTGGTAGAGCAAGAGAAAAGAAAATAGTTGAAATAGAACCAATAAATATAAGAGATTTCTCATTAAATAAACATAAAAAAGTTGATGATTATCCTTATGGCGGTGGTGCTGGAATGGTTATGACTCCCCAGCCTTTGGTAGATTCAATAAAATATTGTAAAAAAAGTAATAAAGGAAAGGTAATATTTTTAGGGCCTAGAGGGAAAACCTTTAATCAAGAATTAGCAAAGGAACTGGCGAAGGAAGAGGAATTGATTTTTGTCTGTGGACATTACGAGGGGATAGATGAAAGAGTTTACAAATATATTGATTTAGAAATTTCTTTAGGGGACTTTATTTTAACAGGCGGTGAAATGGCAGCCATACCAATAATTGATTCTATTTTAAGACTAAAAGAAGGTGTCTTAGGTAAAAGTGAGAGTTTTGAAGAGGAATCTTTTAGTTATGGGCTTCTAGAATATCCACAATATACTAGACCAGAAATATTTGAAGGAGAGGCTGTACCAGAAGTTCTTTTATCAGGACATCATGAAAATATAAGAAAATGGAGAAGATTAAAAGCACTTGAAATAACTAAGGAAAAAAGACCAGATTTATATAATAAGATAAAATTAAGTAAAGAGGATTTAAAATTGTTAAAAAATAAAAAATAA